The genomic region GATCTACCGTTGGGGGACGGTGCCCACCTGTTTGGACCGGCGGCGTGAGCGGGCGATGCTTACGGGGGTGAGTGTTGCCCGCCGCCGCCGGCCCCACCAGCGGGCGCCCACCATGACCTTCGGGGCATGGTGGGCGCTTTGCGTGTTCGTACTCCCATTTGGTGAGGTCAGCGGGCCGGCGCGTGGTCCACGGCCGGAGCCGGCTCCAGGCCGGCGGCCCGGCGCAGCGCGGCGACGTGGCGCTCCCGGTGCGGCCCGGCCAGCAGGTGCCCAAGTGCGGCAAGCAGGCCCAGCCCGCCCACGATCAGCCAGTGCCCGTCGCCGAGGTGTTGCAGGCTCACCCCGCCCAGCGTGGGTGCGACGAACGCCGCCGCCGGGAAGGTCAGGTAGAAGACCGACTGATACCGGGCGCGTAGCTGCGGTGGCGCCAGATCCGCGTTGATCTGCGCGTTGGGTGGGGCGGCGAGCATCGAGCCGACCGTCCAGACCACAGCGGCGGCCAGGTAGACGCCCAGCACGTCGGCCACGGCCAGCACGCCGAAACCGACAGCGAGCAGAGCGGTCGAGACCGCCAGGACGACGTCCTTGCGGTGCCTGTCGATCAGCCGGGGCACGAACAGTTGCCCCAGCACGATCAGCGCGCCGCCCAGGGCCACCACCACCCCGTACGCCGATGGGCCGAGACCGTCCGCGCGCATCGCCAGCGGCATGATCGTCGAGGTTTGCATGGTGAGTACGGCCAGCACGAATGTGAGACCGACGAAGACCAGGAAGGTGCGGTCGGTGAGCGCGGTACGCAGGCCGGGACGCCGGGCTCGGGCGGACTCGGCCGGTGGCCGGAGGTCGACGCTTGCAGCGCCCCGTCGCAGGGTCTCCGGGACCTTCCAGGCGATGAGCACCGCGGCGGTAAGCGTGGCACCCGCGTCGACCAGGAACAGCGCTGTGAAGCTCGCCTCGGCCAGGACCCCGGCGAGCAGTGAGGCCACCGCCATACCCAGGTTGAACGCCCAGAACTGGAGGTTGAACGCACGCGAGCGGCGTTGCGCGGGCACCACGTCGACGATCGCCGCGACGAACGCCGGGCTGGGCATCGAGTGCACCACGCCTACAAGCGCGGACAGCACCGCGATCAACAGCAGGGGCCGGCTGAAGGCCAGCGCCACCATCAGGGCGGCGGTGGCCAGGTGGGCGGCGACCAGGGTGGACCGTCGGCCCCACCGGTCGGCAAGCACCCCGCCGAGCAGCACGCCTGCCGCCCCGCCCGCTCCGTACGCCCCGACCACAGTGCCGGCCAGCGACTCGCTGGCGCCCCGCGCGTCGGTGAGATAGAGCGACAGGAACAGCATGGCGAACGCGCCGGCCCTGTTGATGAGCAGGCCGGCCCAGAGGTACCAGAAGGTGGCGGGAAGTCCGCCCGCGGTGTCGTTCCACAAGCGCCGCAGGGCGTGCACCCGACCTCCCGACAGTTCAGTTTCCTAACCGTTTCCTGGGACGGTAGGAAGTCGGGCCCGTTCGCGCCAGTCGTATTGCTGATCATGGGCGGTACGTCACAGGGCGGGTCAGGCCGTCGCCTCGGCGGGCTGTGCGGCCGTCCGGGCGTCGGCAGGCACCAGCCCCGCACCGGAGCGGCGCAGCGCGTCAGCCCGCCGTTCCCGGGCCGGACCGGACACCAGGTGGGCCACCGCGGTCAGCACACCGAGCGCTGCGCAGCCGAGCCAGAGCGCGGAGTTGCCGGCGTGTTCGCGGACCAGGCCACCGAGGACCGGCGCGCTGGCCCCGGCGATCTGCCAGGAGAGCCCGAACACGCCCTGGTAGCGCCCGCGTAGCGCGGCCGGGGACAACTCGGCGATCAGCGTGGCGTTTGACGGCGAGTTCAGCATCTCGCCGACCGTCCAGATCAGCACGGTCAGCCCGTAGAACCAGGCGGAGCCGGCGAACGCGGTCAGCCCGAACCCGACCCCCATCACGACGGCGGACAGCGCGAGCACGTGCGAGCGGCTGCGGCCCCGGATCAGCCGGGGCACGAAGAGTTGGCCGACGACGATCAGGACGCCGTTGAGCGCGATCACCGAGCCGAAGGTGGCCGGGCTCAGACCGGAGTCGCCCATGGCGATCGGCAGCATCGAGATGTGCTGGAGGAAGACAAGCGCGGCGAACAGGTTCAGTACCACGAAGCCGAGGAAGACCCGGTCGGCGAGGATCGTGCGCAGGGCGCCACGAGGTGCCCTCGCGGTCGTGACGGTCGGGCCGGCGTGGCGGGTCTCCGGGACGCGGATGAAGATGATCAGCGCGGTGATCAGCATGGTGGCCGCGTCGACAAGGAACAGCAGCAGGTAGTCGGCCTGCGCGGCGAGACCGGCAAGGATGGCGGCGCAGGCGAAGCCCAGGTTGATCGCCCAGTAGTTGAGCGAGAAGGCGCGTAGCCGGTCCTTCGCCGGCACCACGTCGATCATCATGGCGCCGAACGCGGGTCGGGCCGCCTCGGCGAACAGGCCGAGCAGCAGCGCGCCCAGTGCCACGGCCCAGAGGTCCCGGGCCAGGCCGAGGGCGATCATCATGGCGGCCGCGCCGACGTGCGCGGTGAACAGCGTCGGGCGGCGACCCCACCGGTCGGCAAGGGTGCCGCCGACAGTGGTGCCGACCGCGCCACCGACGCCCCACAGGCCGAGCACCAGGCCGGCCTGGGAGGCGGAGAAGCCGCGTTCCTGGGTCAAATAGATGGCCAGGAAGATGAGGACGAACGAGCCGAGCCTGTTGATCAGGGTGCCGGTCCACAGGTACCAGAAGGTGGTGGGGAGGCCGCCGGTGGTGTCCCGGAACCAGCTCCGCATCGTCAACACGTCGTGCCCCCGCTTGCAAGTAATGACCGAGATGACCGTAGCGCCTTACGACCCTAGTGGTGGCCCGATCGACGGGTCACCCGCTTTTTCACGTGGTGGTCGTCACGACGGGTGGTCGCGTGTCCCGTGCCGGGTTGAGGCAGGATGATCCGCATGACTGCGAGCGAGGGGCCCACCATCGGGACGCTGGTCCTGCTGCGGCACGGCGAGAGTGACTGGAACGCCAAGAACCTCTTCACCGGCTGGGTCGACGTCGACCTGACCGAGAAGGGCGAGGGCGAGGCGAGGCGCGGCGGCGTGCTGCTCCGCGAACACGACCTGCTGCCGGACGTCGTCCACACCAGTGTGATGCGCCGGGCGATCCGCACCGCCGAGCTGGCGCTGAACGCCGCCGACCGGCACTGGATCGCGGTGCGCAGGTCGTGGCGGCTCAACGAGCGGCACTACGGCGCACTGCAGGGCAAGAACAAGAAGCAGACCCTTGACGAGTACGGCGAGGAGCAGTTCATGCTCTGGCGCCGGTCGTACGACACCCCACCGCCGCCGATCGCCGACGACGACGAGTGGTCGCAGGTGGGCGACCCGCGGTACGCGCTGCTGCCGACCGAGCTGATGCCACGTACCGAGTGCCTCAAGGACGTCGTCGAGCGGATGCTTCCCTACTGGTACGACTCGATCGTGCCGGACATCCTGGCCGGCCGGACGGTGCTGGTGGCCGCGCACGGCAACTCGCTGCGCGCCCTGGTCAAGCACCTCGACCAGATCTCCGACGAGGCGATCGCCAAGCTCAACATCCCGACCGGCATCCCGCTGCGCTACGACCTCGACCCGCAGCTGCGTCCGCTCACCCTGGGCGGCACCTACCTCGACCCCACGGCAGCGAAGGAAGCCGCCGCGGCGGTCGCGAACCAGGGCCGCTAAGAAGTTAGGAAGGGCCCCTTGTTATGCATAAAGCGATAACAAGGGGCCCTTCCTTGCACTTCAGCTGGCTGTGGGGGCGCTTTCTCCGGTGATCAGGTAGATCACGTGTTCGCCGGCGTTCACCGCGTGGTCGGCGAAGCGCTCGTAGAAGCGGCCCAGCAGGGTGGCGTCGATAGCGGTCTCCACCCCGTACGGCCAGTCGTCGCCGAGCAGCACCGAGAACAGGCTCTTGTGCAGCTCGTCCATGGCGTCGTCGTCACGGTCCAGCTCGCTGGCGAGGTCGACGTCGGGCTTGGCCAGCACCGAGCCGATCTTCACCGCCATCCGGTCGGCGATGTCGGCCATCTCGGTGAAGATCGCCCGCAGCTCGGCCGGCACGGCAGGCGACGGGTGCCGCCGCAGCGCTGTCTTCGCCACGTGGTCGGCGAGGTCGCCCATCCGCTCCAGGTCGGCCGCCACGTGCAGGGCGGTGATCATGGCGCGCAGGTCGGAGGCGACCGGCGCCTGCCGGGCGAGCAGGTCACACACCCGCTCCTCGACGTGCCGGTAGAGGTCGTCGATCTCGGCGTCCCGCTCGATGACCGTCTCGGCGGCCTGCCGATCGGCGGTGAGCAGGGCGCGGGTGGCCTGGCGCATGGCGGCGCGGACGCCCTCCGCCATGTCCACAAGCAGTTGGCTGACGATCTGGAGGTCGGCCCGGAACTCGTCGCGCATCATCACGTCCTGTGGTCGTCGCCGCCGACGGCTGTCGGCGCATGGGGCTGAGCAGGTGCGACGCCAACGGTAGGCGGCGTTGACGGATCCCGGATGAACCACGATGAACGACGCCAGACCGGTGGGTGAACAGTTTCGAAAGTGAGGGTGGTTCGTCCCGTTCTGCGTGGTAGCCAGGTTAACAATGACCCTACGATCGCCGGGTGGAGTGGGCAGTGGCGATCGTTGTGGCAGTGGCGCTGGTGGCCGGACTGGTCGCCGGTCTCCTGCTGCCCCGGTTCCTGCCGGCGCGCGACGCCCGCACCACATCGACGGGCAGCGTGAGCTCCCGATGGAGCAGGGGGAGGCCCGCGATAGCCGACGAACAGCAGACCGGGCTCGGCCGACGGACGATCGACTCGCTCCGGGCCGGTGTCGTGGTCCTGGACAACGACGACGTGCCTGTGCTGATCAACCCTGCTGCCCGCGCGATGGGGCTGCTGCGTACCGGCAGCACCCCGGGCTCGATCGCCGCGCACCCGCTGATCCGTACCCTCGCGGGCCAGGTGCGGCGCACCGGCGTGCGCCGCGAGATCGAGCTGGACCTGCCCCGGGGCCGCGACAGCGCGGGGGAGAACCCGCTCGGCGTGCACCTGCGGGCCATGGGTATCGGCAACGGCTTCATCGCTGTGGAAGCGGTCGACGTGACCGAGTCGCACCGGCTGACCCGGGTACGTCGTGACTTCGTGGCCAACGTGAGCCACGAGCTGAAGACCCCCATCGGGGCGCTCCAACTGCTCGCCGAAGCGCTGCTGGACGCCACCGAACCGGCCGACGCCGCGATGCCCGACCTCTCCGAGGACCTGGTGGCCGCCCGCCGGTTCGCCGAACGGATCCAGCACGAGTCGACCCGGCTGGGCCGGCTGGTGCAGGAGTTGCTGGAGCTGACCCGTTTGCAGGGCGCGGAGCCGCAGCCGCCTCCGGAGCCCGTGGCGCTCGACTGGGTGATCGCCGAGGTGGTCGACCGGACGCGCACCACGGCCGCCGCCCGCGGCGTCGAGGTGACGGTGGACGGCGAGCGCGGCCTCACCGCGTACGGCAGCGACGCCCAGCTCGCCACGGCCGTGGCGAACCTTGTGGAGAACGCCATCAACTACTCGGGGGAGGACACCACTGTGCGGGTCACCCTCCGCGGCGGCGACGAGCACGTCGAGATCGCGGTCGCCGACCAGGGCATCGGTATCGCCCCCACCGACGTGGACCGGGTGTTCGAGCGGTTCTACCGGGCAGACCAGGCGCGTTCGCGTGCCACCGGCGGCACCGGGCTCGGCCTGGCCATCGTGAAACACATCGCGAGCAACCATGGCGGTCGGGTGGAGGTGTCGAGCACTCTTGGAGGTGGATCGACGTTCACCCTCCGGTTGCCCGCCAGCCCACCGGACGACCTGCTGGCGACACTGCCACAGGCTGGGATCGAGGCCGGTCCGGCCGAGCTACGGCAGGTCTGACAGCAATGAAAGGAACCCCCCGTTGAGCCGCGTTCTGGTGGTCGAGGACGAGGAGTCGTTCTCCGACGCCCTGTCGTACATGCTCCGCAAGGAGGGCTTCGAGGTTTCGGTCGCCGCGACCGGCACCGACGCCCTCACCGAGTTCGACCGGACCGGCGCTGACATCGTCCTGCTCGACCTGATGTTGCCCGAGATGTCGGGGACCGAGGTGTGCCGGCAGCTCCGGCAGCGTTCGGCAGTGCCGATCATCATGGTCACCGCGAGGGACAGCGAGATCGACAAGGTGGTCGGCCTGGAGATCGGTGCCGACGACTACGTCACCAAGCCGTACTCGCCCCGGGAACTGGTTGCCCGGATCCGGGCGGTGCTCCGTCGGCAGAGCCCGGAGGTGGCCGAATCCGGCGCCCCGACGCTGGCCGCCGGCCCGGTGCGGATGGACATCGAGCGGCACGTGGTCACCGTCGAGGGTGGGAACGTGCAGTTGCCGTTGAAGGAGTTCGAGCTGCTGGAACTCCTGCTGCGCAACGCGGGCCGGGTGCTGACCCGGGGCCAGCTCATCGACCGGGTCTGGGGTGCCGACTACGTCGGTGACACCAAGACGCTCGACGTGCACGTCAAGCGGCTGCGCTCCAAGATCGAGCCGGAGCCGTCCGCGCCGCGCTTCATCGTCACCGTGCGAGGGCTGGGCTACAAGTTCGAGCCGTGATCGACAGCCGCTCAGGTCAGAACAGCTTGCGCAGGGCGGCGGAGATCTCGGCGACCTCTGTCAGCCGACTCTCCGCCACGCTGATCACCAGATCGTACGCGGCGTCCTGATCCATCTCGTCGAGCTGGGCAATGGTGACGGCGCGGTTCTGCAGCAGGAAGGCGATCGCCGTGATCCAGCCGATCCGCTTGTTGCCGTCAATGAACGGGTGGTTGTTGACCAGGGAGTGCAGCAGGGCCGCCGCCTTGGTCCACAGGTCGGGGTAGGCATCCTCCCCGAACACGCTCGCCCTCGACCGCGCCACAGCCGACTCCACGAGGCCGGCGTCTCTGATGCCGACGCCGAGCTTGCGGGCGATGCGTGCCACGTCGGCGAGCGTGGGGTAGCGGACCTCCGCCATCACTCAGCCAGGCGGGCGAGCAGCGCGGCGTGGCGGTCGATGATCTCGTCAGCGAGGTCGTCGAACTCCTTGGCGTTGCGCCGCGCCAGGTACTCGTCGATCGCGGTGACGACTACCGCGTGCATG from Micromonospora profundi harbors:
- a CDS encoding type II toxin-antitoxin system death-on-curing family toxin, translating into MARIARKLGVGIRDAGLVESAVARSRASVFGEDAYPDLWTKAAALLHSLVNNHPFIDGNKRIGWITAIAFLLQNRAVTIAQLDEMDQDAAYDLVISVAESRLTEVAEISAALRKLF
- a CDS encoding response regulator transcription factor, translating into MSRVLVVEDEESFSDALSYMLRKEGFEVSVAATGTDALTEFDRTGADIVLLDLMLPEMSGTEVCRQLRQRSAVPIIMVTARDSEIDKVVGLEIGADDYVTKPYSPRELVARIRAVLRRQSPEVAESGAPTLAAGPVRMDIERHVVTVEGGNVQLPLKEFELLELLLRNAGRVLTRGQLIDRVWGADYVGDTKTLDVHVKRLRSKIEPEPSAPRFIVTVRGLGYKFEP
- a CDS encoding sensor histidine kinase, with the translated sequence MEWAVAIVVAVALVAGLVAGLLLPRFLPARDARTTSTGSVSSRWSRGRPAIADEQQTGLGRRTIDSLRAGVVVLDNDDVPVLINPAARAMGLLRTGSTPGSIAAHPLIRTLAGQVRRTGVRREIELDLPRGRDSAGENPLGVHLRAMGIGNGFIAVEAVDVTESHRLTRVRRDFVANVSHELKTPIGALQLLAEALLDATEPADAAMPDLSEDLVAARRFAERIQHESTRLGRLVQELLELTRLQGAEPQPPPEPVALDWVIAEVVDRTRTTAAARGVEVTVDGERGLTAYGSDAQLATAVANLVENAINYSGEDTTVRVTLRGGDEHVEIAVADQGIGIAPTDVDRVFERFYRADQARSRATGGTGLGLAIVKHIASNHGGRVEVSSTLGGGSTFTLRLPASPPDDLLATLPQAGIEAGPAELRQV
- a CDS encoding MFS transporter; translated protein: MHALRRLWNDTAGGLPATFWYLWAGLLINRAGAFAMLFLSLYLTDARGASESLAGTVVGAYGAGGAAGVLLGGVLADRWGRRSTLVAAHLATAALMVALAFSRPLLLIAVLSALVGVVHSMPSPAFVAAIVDVVPAQRRSRAFNLQFWAFNLGMAVASLLAGVLAEASFTALFLVDAGATLTAAVLIAWKVPETLRRGAASVDLRPPAESARARRPGLRTALTDRTFLVFVGLTFVLAVLTMQTSTIMPLAMRADGLGPSAYGVVVALGGALIVLGQLFVPRLIDRHRKDVVLAVSTALLAVGFGVLAVADVLGVYLAAAVVWTVGSMLAAPPNAQINADLAPPQLRARYQSVFYLTFPAAAFVAPTLGGVSLQHLGDGHWLIVGGLGLLAALGHLLAGPHRERHVAALRRAAGLEPAPAVDHAPAR
- a CDS encoding phosphoglyceromutase, which produces MTASEGPTIGTLVLLRHGESDWNAKNLFTGWVDVDLTEKGEGEARRGGVLLREHDLLPDVVHTSVMRRAIRTAELALNAADRHWIAVRRSWRLNERHYGALQGKNKKQTLDEYGEEQFMLWRRSYDTPPPPIADDDEWSQVGDPRYALLPTELMPRTECLKDVVERMLPYWYDSIVPDILAGRTVLVAAHGNSLRALVKHLDQISDEAIAKLNIPTGIPLRYDLDPQLRPLTLGGTYLDPTAAKEAAAAVANQGR
- the phoU gene encoding phosphate signaling complex protein PhoU; the protein is MRDEFRADLQIVSQLLVDMAEGVRAAMRQATRALLTADRQAAETVIERDAEIDDLYRHVEERVCDLLARQAPVASDLRAMITALHVAADLERMGDLADHVAKTALRRHPSPAVPAELRAIFTEMADIADRMAVKIGSVLAKPDVDLASELDRDDDAMDELHKSLFSVLLGDDWPYGVETAIDATLLGRFYERFADHAVNAGEHVIYLITGESAPTAS
- a CDS encoding MDR family MFS transporter; the protein is MLTMRSWFRDTTGGLPTTFWYLWTGTLINRLGSFVLIFLAIYLTQERGFSASQAGLVLGLWGVGGAVGTTVGGTLADRWGRRPTLFTAHVGAAAMMIALGLARDLWAVALGALLLGLFAEAARPAFGAMMIDVVPAKDRLRAFSLNYWAINLGFACAAILAGLAAQADYLLLFLVDAATMLITALIIFIRVPETRHAGPTVTTARAPRGALRTILADRVFLGFVVLNLFAALVFLQHISMLPIAMGDSGLSPATFGSVIALNGVLIVVGQLFVPRLIRGRSRSHVLALSAVVMGVGFGLTAFAGSAWFYGLTVLIWTVGEMLNSPSNATLIAELSPAALRGRYQGVFGLSWQIAGASAPVLGGLVREHAGNSALWLGCAALGVLTAVAHLVSGPARERRADALRRSGAGLVPADARTAAQPAEATA